The window CCCAAAGAACTTCCTCTTTGAACCCTTGCAGTGTTATCAATACTGGTTCGTAATAAGCTGGGGGCAAGGGAGTCTGGcatataaatgactttaatatatatttccagGGACTCTGTAACTTTACAtcagaaaaaggagataaaacacAGGTACTGAGACAGGACACACTACGTGGAGATTTTGACACATAGAGAGTCCACTAAGGGACATGCATGTTGCACGTTTCCTTTCTCTATTTGGACTTGACAGCCGCAAACATGGCAGCCAAATTCAAGTCTGATTTCTTGTCCATCCATGTTCTTCCTTTTTCGTGGGTAGTTTTAGTTAGAGGGATCCTTTGCCTTCAAACTGTCTTCCGAAGCGACGAGCACAGCAAACCTGATGGTACTCCCTGTCTGGATCCTCCATGAGATGAGCTGCCCAATGTTTCCCTAGCAAACACaaccctctctctcttcctcctcttcctttggTGGGAACGTGGGACAGCTCACGTGGGAGGGGCAGAGACGCTCATGTGGCTGTAGGAATACCTGGTCAGAGATGCTCCCATGGTTCTCCCATCTTCCTCTTCACCTCCTTCTCCTCTCATTCCCGGAGGGTTGGGGTGAGGGCAACAGGTGAAGGTGGACAGGAAGCCTAGCCGGAAGCGCTTGTTCATGAAGCAGTAGATGATGGGATTCACGCAAGCGGAGGTGTAGGAAAGCAGGAGGATGAAGGAGATGGGAGCTCCGGAGAGGAGCAGCTCGGCCGAGGTGGGGTCGTAGGCCCTCCAGGCGTTGACACTATAGATGGGCATCCAGCAGAGGAAGAACAAGATCACGATAACGATGAGCATCCGGATCACCCGCTTCTTGGCCATCAGGTTGGCGGCAGAGTTACTGCTGCGGGCTCGGTCCACCTTGATGCTGCTGCTGTTGGACAGCCGCTGGAGCTCCAGCTTCTTCCTCCTCTTGGACTTCTGCAGGTAGCAGCCATCTCCATCTTCATATCTGCCGCTGCTCCCTGTGCTGGCCTTCCTTTCTGGATACATAAAGAGACACATGTGATTTTCAGGTTTAAACATGCCGTAGCTAAGAGAAAGCTTGGCAGAGGCCAAATTTACACCAAAAGTCTGGACCTGAAGCTTTGGGTACGTACATATGTGAGTAAAGATGTATCACTCTGAAGCCTTCACCTTTAAAGCTGAATTTGAGCTAGGATTTTGATATCTAAAATTCATATAGCCCTTTGCCTTTCCCCAAGtattttcaaatgcttttcattTGATCGTCACAATCCCCTGGGTTTTGTCCTGTCCAAAACCCTCCTAaataaatactttgaaaacctGTAATGTATTGTATACAAAACATATCGTGTTTATTCCACCCTCCCTTATTTCTGTTGATAGTATCACCTTCCTTCTGTCCCCCAGATTTGCCAACTGTAACTCTCTCTTTTCACCTCAATCTTCTTATCAACTCATGTCAATCAACAAAAAGTCTCATCTTTCTCAtctttacagcattttttttcatctgttcctTTCTCTGAACTCATAGAGCTTCTTCCCGGGTTCAGAATCTCATCACTTCTTTCTTGAATTATTGGAAAGGCTGAGACCCTGCACCCCTTCCAATCTATCCTCTGCCCAGCTACTCACTTGGTATTTCTGAATTACAAATCAAACTGTGTTATCTCTGTACCAAAAATCTTcactagttgttttttttttttttttattgcctcTGTTATAAAATTCAAAGTCTTCAGTGTAGCATTTAAAGATCTTCCTAGTCTAGTTCCTATCCACgatttaattcttatttaatatttttgccccATATtctatgtaaaattataaaattacttAATGTTCTGGTAAAATTGATCCACCAGGTGTTTCCTGCTTATGGCATTTTATCTACTGCCCCCATGACTTTGGACAAACAGCATCCAGAATGCACCTTTTCCTTATTCTGCCATATAGATACACTTGAGGTGCTACCTTCCACATCGGGCTTTTCTTGATCCCTTGTTCTTAATATCttctctcttgaaattatttcatatgacttTCTCTTTAATTGAAGGATCCTTCAAAAGAATATGAATTCTTTGAGGGGAAAAACTATTTCCTGTtggtctttgtttctctgttttgcatagtgctttgcacatagcaaATTCTTAAATAATATTTAGTAAATTGAACCAAATCGGTggattaaaattcaattcaacaaacaaagCCCCTCTCTCTGCACAAAACACCAGGTTAAGTGCTCTGGACTCAACAGATAAATAAGACCCAGTCCCTAAATCTGTAtaatctagaaggaaaaaaatacccaTGATGCTTATCAAAGTATGGCAAGTGCATAGAAGAGGTTTAAGTATGCCCTCAGGAGGATAGTAGGGAGGGAGCTTAAGTATGgcccttgacttaatgcttaaagtccttcaggcctcctcaaactttgaaatagatgaagccttgtcttgaaagatctcacctcctCTCCTTCAGTCTCCCCTCTTATTTGTACACTGAGATCTCTTTAAATTCTGGTAGCCTAACTTCACGTTCCCTATGTAATTCCTCATCCACTTCCTCCCATCCTTTTAGCACCATCAATCTAACAGACCCTTCAGCTTTCTTTTCCAATCTAATCATTCTAGATAATGAGTTTTGGACTATTCTGGTTATCAGCCTGGAGATCAGCCTACTGATTAAATCTAAGTTATAGGGGGGCTTCCTGGAAGAAATGTCACTAGACCTAATCTTGGAAGGATGAAGATGATGTCAGCAGGTGGACATGCTGGGGGTGAGGGAGAAGACAGAGTGTAGTCATTTGCAGGGAAAGGCTTAAAGGTAGGAAAAGGTGATACAAAGGATAGGAATCAAGGAGTTAGTGTGTACATGTATCTGTTTGAGGCAGAGAAAAGTCCCCgagtttttgtcatttttcaaagCACCCATATGATTAATCGTTACCTCTGGCAGATTTCCTCTGGCTGGCATCAAACTTGATTCCTCGGTAGAGTTCCAAAGAGATTAATCCATATGCTACCATCATCACAATTCCAGGAATGAGAAAGAGGATGAGTAACAGGAATGTGTGCCTGGGGAAGGCATAAAGAAATTCACGTGACAAATGGCAACTGCATCGCTATATTTTCTCCACAGTGACTCAGATCAACATTAATGGGGCAGCTGGTGGTGAATCGGGGAGAACGCTGGAGTCGAGATCAaatcagatttgacctcagacgcTTACTAGTTGTacgaccctaagcaagtcacttagatttttcttctgtaaaatagagagGCCCATAGCACTCTACCTCTCCAGgtcattgtgaagataaaatgagttaaaatttacaaagcactcgACTtggtacctgacacatagtaagggcttaataactgttacttttttaatttttaaaattaatttaaaatttttaaaatatatttttaatttaaaatgtttttttttttttttaattaaacacattttgttttctctattagAAATGGGGCCTTCCTAATGTTACTTGCTGTACTCTATTGCCCGGTGATGTCTTGATGGACCAATGGGCTCTGAATGGGGCGTTTTATTTCATAGAACTTTTAGGTTAATGGAAGCTTAAACAAAACTTGCCTCCATCTTTTTTCAGTTAGAGTTTTCATTTTCGCATATGTCTCTACAATATTTGAATACAATTTCTTGCCTCAGTAAATGCAGACTTATTGATATAAATGAGCCTCTCCTTGATAGTTAAGGCTCTTTTGGGATATTAAGACTATCATTCTGAACACTAGTGCTCAATGGTCAGGATTGTAAACGTTGGCAAAGAAGATGGATGTATTAGGGATGAAGCGATCCTGTTGCGTTCTTTTAAAAACGATCCTTACatcttgtttctttttgtgtctctttctcttaaaAATCGAGGACCTTCaaccttccccttccaccttCATCTCCCCAACACTCCTATTCTAGTTAATTGAGTGCTTTGCTTAGCTACATTGCGGTTAATTGAGTTTGATTCTACTCGATTTAAGTATTATAGCTTAAGCAGTGCAGCCGATGGCATGTGTTCTGTGTCTTTATGAACCCAAGAGCCTGTTTGAGAATGGGAGAGAAATAAACACGGAGGAGTCTGACCAGGGCCGAATGGAATGGAAGTTATCTCGAATTCTGTAAGAACAAAGGAGCCTTGCCATTTCTGTACTTTGAAATCTTTgtttatagaaatggaaaatgtttatGTATGCTTATGGAAATATCAAATGTTTacttgaagaaagaatggaacAGTTCAATCAACAGTTAACATCAGATCTCAGAGCAGCCAGTATTaattatagtaatatgaaaaaatgaacagGAACATCTCTTGCTTTAATGATCCTGAAGGAATAAACACATCTCATTACTGGCTCAGAATGTTTTTGTTAATTCTTGTCCAGGAGACCAGGAGTGGGTTTCTTCTCCAGATAGAGTCTTTCAAAGAGCCTTCCCCAAGGACTCTCTGCTTTTTGCTTGAAATAGTTTTGTGGCTGTAACATTACACCCCCAATTTCTCTAATTGCAATGGCAGTGGTCATTTGTCTGTCCCaaataaggaagagaaatcaAATGCCTCGTTAGGGAAGTCGGAGTGTCTCGCCCGCCACGTGATGGTGACATCGGCTATAAATTTCAGCCGAGGGATTTGACATAGCTATCTTGCCACAAACCACACACGTGCTTGTCAAAGTGATCCTGCCTGAACGGAGAGAGCTATGTATTCTCCAAACAAATGGGAAACTGTGCAGAAGGGCAAACCTTTTTGAGTTGGGTCTTTAAATCATTTGCTCTCTGGTATGAGTAAGGGTGAGAGATTAGGACATAAAATTGTCAAGAGCACAAGGTGGCTTAACCATCTCTCTTCAATTGGACAAATCACATCTTAGTAAGATTCCCCATCATGCCTTGGGAACATCTCTCATGTTTGTAATATAGTTCCTCCTTGCCTCCGTCCCTCAGGATGTTCGTTTAAGAGGACAGAGTTGTGGAGCAGTAGGggtaaggaaagaggaagaggacaaACTAAACTTAGGTTTTCAGGGACATTTGAATCTCTAGTGTCCTAATATAAAAAAGTCCCTGCTTGATATTTTCCCCTTTGGTTAATGAATCTTGGGGACCTTAAAAAGCCATTTATTTCATCTGCCCATCCCTCAGAAGAACCACAAAGAAATGTGTCTGCCATCGTCAAAGAGCAACAGCACACTTCAGAAAGGCGGGTACCCCAGACTCGATTGGTTTTATCCTCCCTCCAGTGTTCCCCAAGTCCATGCTTTCACCAGTGTGAGAGGATATGATATCAAACTGTAAAACAACTCACCAGGACTGTTGCATGACATCACTCGGTAACAGGAAGCGACACATATTGGCCGTCTGATTGTTATAGTTGGTAAAGGGAATCAAGTTGCTGTAAATGGGGTACGGTGACATGATCATAAAGGAGAGACACCAAGTGGCAGTGATCACCTTCAAGGCGTGGGACTTGGTCTGCCAGACCCTGGACTGTAGGGGCTTGCAGATTGCGCTGTATCTCTCTAGAGAGATGGCAACCAGATTGAAAGTAGATACGCTGACTGAGATACCTAGGAGGGAAACAAAGAAGTAGGTTAACTTGATCTTGAACCTGGGCAGCCCAGATGTGCTTGGGTAAAGAATCTAGAGGTCGCAGCCCAGAAAGGAAAGGGATTTACCTGCCAACACCGAGCACCATAGGatcatatttaaaatcattttatagctGTCAAAACTGGTGAGTCGAGAGGTTAAATGACACATATTCAGAGTCCTACAAGGTAAATACCAGGCAAAGtttcaaacccaggtcctctggcAGCTTTGAACTGCACCATGAGGCTTTGGGATATCTCTTCTAGAAGGAAAACTGCCTCCtgaacatttatcattctttattCAACTTAGTCTAACTTCCAGTGAGCATGAAGATAGCCATTAGTTAACTACGAAGGAGAAGATATAGAAACCTGCAAAGTAAAAATGGGTTTTGAGTAACAGGAGGCCAAGTTTGTTGCTTATTCACCTGGAGATTCTAGGTAGATCAAATTTCAAAtgattcttcctttaattttaagtattattattgaaTTCATAATGGGTTATTAAAGCAAAATTATGTAAAGAGTCTAAAATGCTGGCTTCATTCTGTGGTTTGAGTTCTACTTGCTTAAAGGCTTGTACGTAACTGTCTTCCAGTGAACTATTTCAAAGTATTGAATATGATTCTATatggtttttaaaatgtagttgggCATAATAAAAAGCAAACCTCAAAGTTTATGGTTTTACGTGATTCAGCTTTTACTTGAACTCACTTTTTTCTCCCAAAAA of the Sarcophilus harrisii chromosome 6, mSarHar1.11, whole genome shotgun sequence genome contains:
- the CCKAR gene encoding cholecystokinin receptor type A, which codes for MDIVDSLFLNGSNITPPCELGIENETFFCLDLPRPPKVVWQPAVQILLYSVIFLLSILGNTLVITVLIRNKRMRTVTNIFLLSLAVSDLMLCLFCMPFNLIPNLLKDFIFGSAVCKTTSYFMGISVSVSTFNLVAISLERYSAICKPLQSRVWQTKSHALKVITATWCLSFMIMSPYPIYSNLIPFTNYNNQTANMCRFLLPSDVMQQSWHTFLLLILFLIPGIVMMVAYGLISLELYRGIKFDASQRKSARERKASTGSSGRYEDGDGCYLQKSKRRKKLELQRLSNSSSIKVDRARSSNSAANLMAKKRVIRMLIVIVILFFLCWMPIYSVNAWRAYDPTSAELLLSGAPISFILLLSYTSACVNPIIYCFMNKRFRLGFLSTFTCCPHPNPPGMRGEGGEEEDGRTMGASLTRYSYSHMSVSAPPT